CAAAAAAATCTTCCATAGTTTCACAACGAATAGCCCCCGCTTGTTTAAGAACAGCGTCTAAAACAGCGTCACTGCCCGCAATGGCTCCGGTATGGGAAAGCATTGCTTGAGCGGATGCTTTGGTTTTTCCCGGTTTAAGAATAAAAATTGGATTTTCTTTAGATATTTTGGCTATTTTATTTAAAAACTCTTTTCCGTTTGAGATGGATTCCAAATACATTCCTATGGGGTTTACTGCGGACAAACCTTTCTGATTTGAGGAAAAAAGGGTGTTTTTTTGCTCGTTTTCAAAATAATCCAAAAAATCATTTTCGTTTAAAATGGCTTTGTTGCCTAAAGTTACAAAACAACTTATTCCAAGTCCAATCTCATTGCTCCAGTCAAAAAGGCTAGTGGCGATTGCTCCCGATTGGGAAATAAAACGCAAGTTCCCTTGCTCTTTAAGGAGTTCCCCAAAAGTAGCGTTAATGGGGCAGTTGTTGTTTACAAATCCGAGGCAGTTAGGTCCCAGAAGATTTATTTGGTATTTGTTAGCTATTTCAGTTAACTCTTTTTCTAACTTGGCGCCCGCAGAACCCGTTTCTTTAAATCCCGCCGCCACCACCACAACATTTTTAATTTTTTTATCCCCGCATTGTTTTAGTATATCCAAAACGGATAAAGAGGGGACAGCGAGAATTGCAAGTTCGGGCGTTTCAGGAAGGTTTTTGATGTCCTTATATGATTTTAAGTTGTCTATTCTGTCTGTGTTTGGATTTACTGGGTAAATTTTTCCTTTAAATTTTGAATTTATGATATTTTTTAAGATGATATTTCCCACCTTTTGAGGGGAGCGGGAAGCGCCGATAACGGCGATGGATTTAGGGTAAAAAAAAGTTGTTAAATCGCGGGGCATATTATTAGTTTATTTTAATTTGGATGGTATGTCAAAGCCTTCC
This window of the Patescibacteria group bacterium genome carries:
- a CDS encoding CoA-binding protein, whose amino-acid sequence is MPRDLTTFFYPKSIAVIGASRSPQKVGNIILKNIINSKFKGKIYPVNPNTDRIDNLKSYKDIKNLPETPELAILAVPSLSVLDILKQCGDKKIKNVVVVAAGFKETGSAGAKLEKELTEIANKYQINLLGPNCLGFVNNNCPINATFGELLKEQGNLRFISQSGAIATSLFDWSNEIGLGISCFVTLGNKAILNENDFLDYFENEQKNTLFSSNQKGLSAVNPIGMYLESISNGKEFLNKIAKISKENPIFILKPGKTKASAQAMLSHTGAIAGSDAVLDAVLKQAGAIRCETMEDFFDLAKVFSWENAPKGPKIGIVSNAGGPGVISSDAIETYGLEL